In Archocentrus centrarchus isolate MPI-CPG fArcCen1 chromosome 24, fArcCen1, whole genome shotgun sequence, one DNA window encodes the following:
- the lca5 gene encoding lebercilin, which translates to MESEKVTDPYEDSRDLSRQSHHSTKKDSRTSSVQKHKKNIWDKIQSEDGKGDSGGRSVTRTWHSDPDRDQISEGEGRKSGGSFYSEDYENESPSERSISPYSQSRTPSPTPRRGVRAKKISGSPLYKTGGVGRRGVSHPQRPGGQPLAQQYRRGVRSQSKESTPPKDLDLVTKRMLSARLLKINELRNALAELQQRTDELQKENRILRQLQVRQEKALQRYDDTESEISQLLSRHSNEIHVLRERLRRTQERERTAERQLKDTQERLQRSQSTISRLKKLVDQQDLGAREELSCRLEEEKSRAQEAERKLKEVERSMELSSSSFQRQLVAEKKKTLSAQEEIRTLHEELERLTNKLKEKERELDAKNIYANRMVKPSQKKDAESGAKQKVPSRSSTKAVQTDDRMPSLDFPTPPPAITDANEYSEQPPDEYLSLKELTRAEVEDRTQNWEPKGRERDQEKEVVKEEKEVKQQLDQELSVLEEKAKILRDGSEKEKDEEHQKRMSSLLNRNGDDNYKKHGHVQGEVERWNQEALANQQAAEEARRKKEQLLAKMQEIDNQNQRAQDFLFASSPSESNKGIRERSSPRPPEQIFSLTEPEEPDGLRGGSREGGRKRPGIEGVAVTAGIGRRALRSQISSDDLAFGGYAPSFVHSTSRGSSGFPPPPPKDDRESALEGIGVFNIRGVDTEKDKDTQKAQRKDKKSSLMQQLFGGHDGVSTSNKPELLNSPPTTNGVRSRREGLLSFNSGSSTPPAASFNTLHVAESRPAVRAVTSFEDDIEELAL; encoded by the exons ATGGAATCTGAAAAAGTAACTGACCCGTATGAAGACAGCCGGGATTTAAGCCGCCAGTCCCACCATAGCACAAAGAAAGATTCTCGGACTTCATCTgtccagaaacacaaaaaaaacatttgggaCAAGATCCAAAGTGAGGATGGAAAAGGCGACTCTGGTGGTAGATCCGTAACCAGAACTTGGCATTCGGATCCGGATCGGGACCAGATATCAGAAGGAGAGGGAAGGAAAAGTGGTGGGTCATTTTATTCTGAGGATTATGAGAATGAGTCTCCTTCAGAGCGTTCGATCTCACCATACTCCCAGTCCCGGACTCCTTCTCCCACCCCACGTAGAGGGGTGCGAGCAAAGAAAATCTCTGGCAGCCCTCTCTACAAGACGG GTGGTGTGGGGCGCCGTGGTGTGTCACACCCACAGCGACCAGGTGGCCAACCCCTGGCCCAGCAATATCGCAGGGGAGTGCGTTCTCAAAGCAAGGAGTCCACGCCACCTAAAGACCTGGACCTGGTGACCAAGCGGATGCTTTCAGCCCGCCTTCTAAAAATCAATGAATTGCGCAATGCTCTTGCTGAGCTACAGCAGCGCACTGATGAACTGCAGAAAGAAAATCGAATTCTCAGACAG CTTCAGGTACGCCAAGAGAAAGCCCTGCAGCGTTATGATGACACAGAAAGCGAGATCTCCCAGCTACTGTCCCGGCACTCCAACGAGATCCACGTGCTGCGCGAACGTCTCAGGCGCACCCAAGAACGGGAACGGACAGCTGAGCGACAGCTGAAGGACACACAGGAGCGGTTGCAAAGGAGTCAGTCTACCATTTCACGGCTGAAGAAGCTGGTCGACCAGCAGGATTTAGGAGCTAGAGAGGAGCTAAGCTGCAGGCTAGAGGAAGAGAAGTCACGGGCCCAAGAAGCAGAACGCAAGCTTAAG gAGGTGGAGCGTAGCATGGAGCTGAGCAGTAGCAGTTTTCAGAGGCAGCTGGtcgcagagaagaagaagacgcTCAGTGCCCAGGAAGAGATCAGGACTCTCCACGAGGAGCTTGAACGACTGACCAATAAACTCAAG gagaaggagagagaactCGATGCTAAGAACATTTATGCCAACCGCATGGTGAAACcctcacaaaaaaaagatgctgaaaGTGGCGCAAAGCAAAAag TTCCCAGCAGGAGCAGCACCAAGGCAGTACAGACTGATGACAGGATGCCAAGTCTGGATTTCCCCACGCCTCCCCCTGCTATCACAGATGCCAATGAGTACAGCGAGCAGCCACCTGATGAATACTTATCACTTAAG GAGCTTACCAGAGCAGAGGTAGAAGACAGGACTCAAAACTGGGAACCAAAGGGGCGAGAAAGAGACCAGGAGAAGGAGGTGGtgaaggaagagaaagaggTGAAACAGCAACTGGATCAAGAACTGAGTGTGCTTGAAGAAAAAGCAAAGATATTAAGAGATG gctcagagaaagaaaaggatgaAGAACACCAAAAAAGGATGAGTTCCCTGTTAAACCGGAATGGGGACGATAACTACAAGAAGCATGGTCATGTCCAGGGAGAGGTGGAGAGATGGAATCAGGAAGCCCTGGCCAATCAACAAGCAGCAGAGGAAGCACGACGCAAAAAAGAGCAGCTGCTAGCGAAGATGCAGGAAATAGACAATCAGAACCAGAGAGCCCAGGATTTCTTGTTTGCATCAAGTCCTTCTGAGTCCAATAAGGGTATCAGAGAACGCTCATCTCCACGCCCTCCTGAGCAAATTTTCAGCCTCACTGAACCAGAAGAACCAGATGGTTTGCGTGGAGGGAGCAGAGAAGGTGGAAGGAAGAGACCGGGGATAGAGGGTGTAGCGGTTACAGCAGGAATAGGGAGAAGAGCGCTTCGGTCTCAAATCTCCAGCGACGACTTGGCATTTGGAGGCTATGCACCTTCATTTGTACATTCAACTTCCCGAGGCTCCTCTGGCTTTCCGCCACCTCCACCCAAAGACGACAGGGAATCTGCGTTAGAAGGAATAGGGGTGTTTAATATCAGAGGGGTGGACACAGAGAAAGACAAGGACACACAAAAAGCTCAGAGAAAGGACAAAAAGTCAAGCCTCATGCAGCAGCTATTTGGTGGCCATGATGGTGTGAGTACCTCCAATAAACCGGAGCTCCTTAATAGTCCTCCGACAACCAATGGAGTGCGTTCAAGAAGAGAGGGACTGCTCAGCTTTAACTCAGGGTCTTCTACTCCTCCAGCAGCCTCCTTTAACACTCTGCATGTTGCAGAGAGCAGACCTGCCGTCCGTGCCGTCACCTCTTTTGAAGATGACATCGAGGAACTCGCGCTATGA
- the fam167ab gene encoding protein FAM167A: protein MMNAHSAPQIVVNRANGREEADCGEDVDLHTDDHLMSLKALTEKLRLETRRPSYLEWQARLEADDLGDSENGEEPITVEPKGKAVRPKATVSVADSDVIQCKLPSGGLQGFESIDEALTWLRRELTDMRLQDQQLARQLMRVRSDINKLKIEQACHLHRRMLNDATFGLEERDELSDLLCECPVTPGLGLSAPLRLIGVTKMNINSRRFSLC, encoded by the exons ATGATGAATGCACACTCAGCTCCACAGATTGTGGTTAACAGGGCAAATGGCCGGGAGGAAGCAGACTGTGGGGAAGATGTAGATTTGCATACAGATGATCATCTGATGTCTTTGAAGGCCTTGACAGAGAAACTAAGACTGGAGACCAGGAGGCCCTCCTACCTGGAGTGGCAAGCCCGACTAGAAGCAGATGACTTGGGAGACTCAGAAAATGGGGAAGAACCAATCACAGTTGAGCCCAAAGGGAAAGCAGTTAGGCCCAAGGCGACTGTGAGTGTAGCGGACTCAGATGTGATTCAGTGCAAGTTGCCTTCAGGTGGACTGCAGGGATTTGAAAGCATTGACGAAGCTCTCACGTGGCTCAGAAGAGAACTG ACAGATATGCGCCTGCAGGACCAGCAGCTTGCGAGGCAGCTCATGCGGGTTCGGAGTGACATCAACAAGCTGAAGATTGAGCAGGCGTGCCATCTGCATCGCCGAATGCTCAACGATGCGACCTTCGGCCTCGAGGAACGGGACGAGCTCTCAGACCTGCTGTGCGAATGCCCGGTCACCCCGGGCCTCGGCCTTTCTGCCCCACTGAGACTTATCGGAGTGACCAAGATGAACATTAACTCACGCCGATTCTCGCTGTGCTAG